The genomic interval TGCCATTGGCTTCGTCGTCATTGACTTTCTTACGTGTGGCGGCCACGCTCTTGGTCGCTGCGTCCATGAATGCCTTTTTGTCGGCATCGCTGAGCTTGTTCATGATGCGTGGCGAGGTGATGATGAGCGCAGGTGAGTACACATGGCCTGTGAGTGACAAGTGCTTTTGTACTTGTGAAAACTTGGAAGCCAAGATGACTGGGATGGGGTTTTCTTGACCATCCACAACGCCTTGTTGCAAGGCACCAAACACTTCAGGAAATGCCATGGGGGTGGGTTGGATGCCGAATGAGCGATAGCCTTCCATGTGCACCTTGTTTTCCATGGTACGCATCTTCAAGCCGCTGGCGTCCGAAGCACTGACGATGGGACGCTTGTTGTTGGTCATGTGACGGAAGCCGTTTTCGCTCCAAGCCAAAGCCACCAAGCCGTGGTTGCTGAACTTGGCCAACATGTCTTGACCAATTTTTCCGTCCAGCACTTTGCGCGCGTGGTCGTAGTCACGGAACAAAAAGGGCACGTCCACGATTTTCATTTCAGGAACGAAGTTGCCGACGGGCCCTGTGGAGGTGATGACTAGGTCTTGTGTGCCGATTTGTACAGCTTCAATTTCTTCGCGTTCACCACCCAAAGCGCTGGCAGGGTAGACCTGGCACTTGTAGCGGCCTTGGGTATTTTTGTCGAGCGTGTCGCAAAACACATTGGCGCCCACATCGTAGTGAGAGCCTTTGGCCAGCACGTGACCCATTTTCAAAACGGTTTGGGCTTGTGTGGGAAATGCGGCAAATGCGGCAGTGGCGGCGAGTGCTGCCACCCATTTTTTGCTGAGAAAAGTCTTTGACATCGTGTCTCCTGATTGTTAAGAGCAGCAACCTGAATAGCAATCATGCTGTCAGGTTGTATGACAAATTATCTTGAACTAATCAGGTACTCAGTCTAGGGGGTAACCCGTGATGCAGGGTTTAGATTTTGGGTTTTGTCAGCTCGGTTCGCAGGGGCTTGGCCAGCGCGAGTCCTTGGGATGTCCAAAAGACGGGGTCAGCGTTGCCAATGCGTTTGGCCGCATTGAGCATGTGCTTGGTTCCTGCTTGGCGGGCGGCTTTGACGTCGCCAGCTTCAATGGCTTGCACGATGGCCTGGTGCTCGTCTCGCACCGCATCTTCTAAGTCTGCGCGCGTGGCTTCGTTGGCGCGGGTGACGCGCGTGGCGTTTTCTAAAAATTGATTGAGGTAAGACAGGGTGTCTAAGAGAAAAGGGTTGTTCGCCGCTTGCGCAATGGCGGCATGAAAGGCCACATCCTCGCTCACGCCATCACCGCCGCTTGCCACGGCTTTGTCGAGCGCGCGCATGGCTTGTTTGATTTTTTGCAGTGACTTGGTGGTTCGGCGTTCGGCGGCGAGGGCCGCCGATTCAGCTTCGAGGGCACGTCTGACTTCGACGACTTTCAAGACCGCATCGACCGAGCCATCTGGGATGAGTTTGAGTTTTCCGGTGTCTGGCGTTGGAAGCGCTTTCACAAAAGCGCCTGAGCCTTGTCGCGTTTCAATGAGCCCCAATGTTTTGAGCCGCGAAAACGCTTCACGTACCACGGTTCGGCTAACCCCATGCTTTTGCACCAATGCGTTTTCGGTGGGAAGTTTTTCAGCCGTCTTGAGTTTTCCTTCTCGAATGCTTGTTTCCAAGGTCTGGGCTAGCTTTTCAGACAGCGAGGCACCTAATTGAATGCGGGGCATGGTGAAAAATGTTGCTGGTGTGGCAGAGGGTTGCTTGTTAATAAATCATATGCGACAAATGAATCATGCAGAGATGTCAGGTGTTGATTGATCTAGCGCATAGCCACGAGCTGCTGCAAAGCAGTAAATTCAAGACGTACCAACATTTGAAAGAGTGAACGCCGAATGACGATGCAGTTTTTAAAATTTCGACATGCAATGACCGTTGTTTTCTTTGTCATCAGCGCATCTTCCGCTCCTGCCGCGAGTGCCAGTGCCGCTTTGGCGCTTGAACACGGTTGCTTCAGTTGTCATGGCGAACCGTCGCGCGGTGGCTCTCCAACATTTGCCCAGTTGTCACGGCATCTTGCGAAATACAAAGGGCAAACTGGTGCAGCTGCACGCAAGGGCGAGAAGCTGAAAACGGATGATGAGAGCCAAGACATCACACCGCACCGCATGTTGAGTTCAGAAAAAGCCACGCTGTTGTTGCAGTGGTTGATTGACGGTGTAGCGCCTTGAGCACGGCACCATCACCGCAGCTTGCAGGCCTTACATCTGAGCAGGCGGCGCAGCAGTTGGCCCGCGACGGCGCCAATGCGCTGGATGCTGCACAGCGCCGAACCGTGTGGGGCAGGCTGTGGGCCCTGTTGCGAGAGCCCATGTTTGCCTTGCTGGTGTTGGCCGCTTCACTGTATTTGGTGTTGGGCGATTTGACCGAAGGCCTCACACTGTTTGTGTTTGTGTTGGCGGTGCTGGCTTTGACTTTTTACCAAGAGGGCAAGTCAGAGGCCGCCATTGATGCGTTGCGGCAATTGAGCCAGCCTTTCGCGCAAGTCATGCGTGATGGCCAGCGCATCAACGTGCCTTCGCGTGATGTGGTGGTGGGGGACATGTTGTTCATCTCCGAGGGGGACCGCATTGCCGCTGACGCTTGGGTCTTGCAGTCCGATCAATTGCAAGTGGATGAGTCCTTGTTGACAGGCGAGTCATTGGCCGTGACCAAAGTGGGGGCAGCTTTCGATGAGGCCTTGGTGCATAGCCAGCAGCCGGGGGGCGATGAATTGGCGGCTGTGTTTGGCGGCACCTTTGTGGTTCGTGGTCAAGGGGTGGTGCGTGTCACGGCCACGGGCATGCGTGGTCAGATGGGGCGCATTGGTGCGTCATTGAACCAAATCGAAACCGCGCTGACGCCATTGCAAAAACAAACCGCTCAGTTGGTGAAGGTGTTGGCGTGGATCACATTTGGCTTGTGTGTGCTGATGATTCTCACCTTAGGGCTGCGCAATGGGGCATGGTTGCCTGCGCTGTTGTCGGGCATTGCGTTGGCCATGGCGATCTTGCCCGAAGAGTACCCGGTGGTGATGGCCATCTTTCCTGCTTTGGGCGCACATCGCCTCGCGCAGGAGGGGGTGCTGACGCGACACATCAACGCGATTGAAACCTTGGGCGCCACCACGGTGTTGTGCACAGACAAAACGGGCACCTTGACTGAAAACCGTATGAAGGTGGCAGCCTTGGCGGTGGGGGATGCGTCTGCGCCACGTCTGTTCAACATCAATGGCGAATCGCTGCCAGACGATTTTCATGGCTTGGTCGAACACGCCATCTTGGCGAGTGCGCCTGAGCCGTTTGACCCGATGGAAGTTGCTTTTCATGCGCTGGGCCAAACGTGGCTCCACGAGGAACATTTACATCCCGATTGGGATTTGGTGCAAACCTATGCCTTGAGTCCCGCTTTGCGTGCCATGTCACATGTATGGCGTGCCAGTGAAGATGCCGCGCACATTGTGTCTGCCAAGGGCGCACCAGAGGCGGTGATGGATTTGTGTCATTTGTCGCCCGCGTTGCAAGCGCAATGGGGTGAGGTGGTGCATGCGATGGCCTCTGAGGGCTTGCGCGTGTTGGCTGTGGCGCAGGGGCGGTTTGTCGGTGACGCATGGCCTAGCTCTGCGCATGGGTTTGATTTTGAGTGGCTAGGACTGATTGGTTTGAGCGATCCCTTGCGCCCTGAGATTGCGCAAGCCATTGCCGATTGCCATTCGGCCAGCATCAAAGTCATCATGATCACCGGTGACTACCCGCAAACGGCACGTGTCATTGCCAACCAAGCAGGCTTGCAGGGCGGCGAGACTTTGACGGGCGACACCATTGACGCCATGTCCGACGAGGCGCTGAGTGCGCACCTCAAAACAGTCAGCGTGTGTGCCCGCATTTCGCCGCATCAAAAGCTGCGCATCGTCCAAGCGCTCAAGCGCCGTGGCGAGGTGGTGGCGATGACGGGCGATGGCGTGAACGATGCACCTGCATTGCGCGCAGCCCATGTGGGCATCGCCATGGGCGCGCGGGGGACCGATGTGGCACGCGAAGCCTCGTCGCTGGTGTTGGTGGATGACAACT from Limnohabitans curvus carries:
- a CDS encoding FadR/GntR family transcriptional regulator codes for the protein MPRIQLGASLSEKLAQTLETSIREGKLKTAEKLPTENALVQKHGVSRTVVREAFSRLKTLGLIETRQGSGAFVKALPTPDTGKLKLIPDGSVDAVLKVVEVRRALEAESAALAAERRTTKSLQKIKQAMRALDKAVASGGDGVSEDVAFHAAIAQAANNPFLLDTLSYLNQFLENATRVTRANEATRADLEDAVRDEHQAIVQAIEAGDVKAARQAGTKHMLNAAKRIGNADPVFWTSQGLALAKPLRTELTKPKI
- a CDS encoding cation-translocating P-type ATPase translates to MSTAPSPQLAGLTSEQAAQQLARDGANALDAAQRRTVWGRLWALLREPMFALLVLAASLYLVLGDLTEGLTLFVFVLAVLALTFYQEGKSEAAIDALRQLSQPFAQVMRDGQRINVPSRDVVVGDMLFISEGDRIAADAWVLQSDQLQVDESLLTGESLAVTKVGAAFDEALVHSQQPGGDELAAVFGGTFVVRGQGVVRVTATGMRGQMGRIGASLNQIETALTPLQKQTAQLVKVLAWITFGLCVLMILTLGLRNGAWLPALLSGIALAMAILPEEYPVVMAIFPALGAHRLAQEGVLTRHINAIETLGATTVLCTDKTGTLTENRMKVAALAVGDASAPRLFNINGESLPDDFHGLVEHAILASAPEPFDPMEVAFHALGQTWLHEEHLHPDWDLVQTYALSPALRAMSHVWRASEDAAHIVSAKGAPEAVMDLCHLSPALQAQWGEVVHAMASEGLRVLAVAQGRFVGDAWPSSAHGFDFEWLGLIGLSDPLRPEIAQAIADCHSASIKVIMITGDYPQTARVIANQAGLQGGETLTGDTIDAMSDEALSAHLKTVSVCARISPHQKLRIVQALKRRGEVVAMTGDGVNDAPALRAAHVGIAMGARGTDVAREASSLVLVDDNFASIVKGIRLGRRIFGNLQKSMAYIFAIHIPIAGLALVPMLFALPPLLMPLHIALLELVVDPSCSIAFENEPAEADVMQRPPRDTLAPIFGFQQMLASFFQGACVLVATGAAYWVSLDFSAEAQRAMVLVTLVAANAMLIFLNRARNWVAVWVMVGALTLVLFGIYVPWLAAPLNLALLDLSQLATALGLGIASVLAAWFCLGLLRYDGPFKGAEHG
- a CDS encoding TRAP transporter substrate-binding protein, translated to MSKTFLSKKWVAALAATAAFAAFPTQAQTVLKMGHVLAKGSHYDVGANVFCDTLDKNTQGRYKCQVYPASALGGEREEIEAVQIGTQDLVITSTGPVGNFVPEMKIVDVPFLFRDYDHARKVLDGKIGQDMLAKFSNHGLVALAWSENGFRHMTNNKRPIVSASDASGLKMRTMENKVHMEGYRSFGIQPTPMAFPEVFGALQQGVVDGQENPIPVILASKFSQVQKHLSLTGHVYSPALIITSPRIMNKLSDADKKAFMDAATKSVAATRKKVNDDEANGIAQLEREGMQVVKKVNSTSFSDALKGPYANYAKEFGADKLAAIQAVK